In the Salarias fasciatus chromosome 13, fSalaFa1.1, whole genome shotgun sequence genome, one interval contains:
- the macroh2a2 gene encoding core histone macro-H2A.2, whose product MSARGGKKKATKLSRSARAGVIFPVGRMMRYLRTGTHKYRIGMGAPVYMAAVIEYLAAEILELAGNAARDNKKGRITPRHIKLAVANDEELNQLLRGVTISNGGVLPRIHPELLSKKRGARVSQASVPDKQEERAKSKKPVKSFKKVKGKRGRKPKSTDNDKESVPNSTGEDGPGDGFTILSAKSLFLGQKLSLTESELGKIGTIKVEGIINPTNADMDLKDGVGNALEKAGGREFLEAVKELRKAQGPLEVASVAVSQASGMAARFIIHCNIPQWGSDKCEDQLEKTVKNCLSAAEDKKLKSVAFPSLPAGRNGFPKQTAAQLILKAISNHFVSSTSSSLKNIYFVLFDSESIGIYLQEMAKLDGK is encoded by the exons ATGTCTGCcagaggagggaagaagaaagCCACCAAGCTGTCCCGCTCGGCCCGGGCCGGAGTCATCTTCCCCGTGGGGAGGATGATGAGGTACCTCCGCACCGGGACGCACAAGTATCGCATCGGCATGGGGGCGCCGGTCTACATGGCAGCCGTCATCGAGTACCTGGCAG CTGAGATCTTGGAGTTGGCTGGAAACGCAGCGCGAGACAACAAGAAAGGCAGAATCACCCCGAGACACATCAAGCTGGCCGTGGCCAACGACGAGGAGCTGAACCAG CTGCTGCGGGGGGTGACCATCTCCAACGGAGGGGTTCTGCCCCGGATCCACCCGGAGCTGCTCTCCAAGAAGAGGGGGGCTCGGGTCAGCCAGGCCTCCGTCCCCGACAAGCAGGAGGAGCGAGCCAAGAGCAAGAAGCCCGTCAAGTCCTTCAAGAAGGTCAAAGGCAAACGAGGCCGCAAGCCAAAG AGCACAGACAACGACAAAGAGTCGGTGCCCAACTCCACCGGCGAGGACGGTCCCGGAGACGGCTTCACCATCCTGTCAGCCAAGAGCCTGTTCCTGGGACAGAAG CTGTCACTGACGGAGAGCGAGCTGGGGAAGATCGGAACCATCAAGGTGGAAGGAATCATCAACCCCACCAACGCAGACATGGACCTGAAGGACGGCGTGG GGAACGCTCTGGAGAAAGCCGGAGGACGCGAGTTCCTGGAGGCCGTGAAGGAGCTCCGGAAAGCACAGGGGCCTCTGGAGGTGGCGTCAG TGGCGGTGAGCCAGGCCAGCGGCATGGCCGCTCGCTTCATCATCCACTGTAACATCCCTCAGTGGGGCTCCGACAAGTGTGAGGACCAGCTGGAGAAGACGGTGAAGAACTGCCTGTCGGCAGCAGAGGACAAGAAGCTCAAGTCTGTGGCGTTCCCCTCTCTTCCCGCAGGACG GAATGGATTCCCCAAGCAGACGGCGGCTCAGCTCATCCTCAAGGCCATCTCCAACCACTTCGTGTCGTCCACCAGTTCCTCCCTGAAGAACATTTACTTTGTGCTGTTTGACAGTGAGAGCATCGGCATCTACCTGCAGGAAATGGCCAAGCTGGACGGGAAGTga